In one window of Vanrija pseudolonga chromosome 5, complete sequence DNA:
- the SPCC553.12c gene encoding putative protein, translating to MFTPLSAGSERAQDKLWDRDRTASARKARVRPSVITPGRGPRSVNSSVAGVLNGVAGPSRPFASPFSARIAAVSSAPSSPVLTQARRRTVSNAAADDAPQSWGQVLFRPSRKRVDGWLSSFWKRHFVLTLLPCVVVWVWVAMPFPVNDPYKDSPIPDIPSWPKWPRIWSVQGPGDEDDLPLDVNFYFFLFWYFGMYLAVALFFITMLFNLYRLNWWPASLGAKTTYTIMWVATLSVGLVAHQMDWFNLHKRWREKDPVDGFDWERKTFWVVLSFAAMHMPALACFSKLKRDKRHVYRHAQPVVQYMFFGQELRRIPSSWLRFLWFMSCLAIASFSLIAGQAYASLFLSTLPHTSLDAGTWVWSWIITTQLLALISFYIISSKVRSRALLFLYKLFFQLVYHVFYRNLFARLRSPAQFATVQLLSSISVAVFFPLQMTQLWHRTLQIVVGYPHSWADHAENVAVSFYCRSLAQNVTMVGFLGWLSILHFGPNSQIYPFFKFSQTAEDPYTFAMTFFASCAVWASELVSSFAARQVMLRAFKVDVSQIGLDEMREYPELVPACGWASVHVSMNILLFLIKLNFR from the exons ATGTTCACGCCGCTATCGGCCGGGTCTGAGCGAGCGCAGGACAAGCTCTGGG ACCGCGACCGCACGGCCTCTGCGCGCAAAGCACGTGTGCGGCCGAGCGTCATCACTCCGGGCCGCGGGCCGCGCAGCGTCAACAGCAGCGTCGCTGGCGTGCTGAACGGTGTTGCTGGGCCGAGCAGACCGTTCGCGTCGCCGTTCTCGGCGCGCATCGCGGCggtctcgtcggcgccctcgagcccCGTGCTCACGCAAGCGCGGAGACGGACGGTCAgcaacgcggcggcggacgatGCCCCGCAGTCATGGGGCCAGGTGCTGTTCCGA CCCTCGCGCAAGAGGGTCGACGGCTGGCTCAGCAGTTTCTGGAAGCGGCACTTTGTCCTCACCCTCCTGCCGTGCGTCGTGGTCTGGGTATGGGTCGCGATGCCCTTCCCCGTCAACGACCCATACAAGGACTCGCCGATCCCCGATATCCCCTCGTGGCCCAAGTGGCCTAGAATATGGAGCGTCCAAGGGcctggcgacgaggacgacctgccgctcgacgtcaacTTTTACTTCTTCCTGTTCTG GTATTTTGGGATGtatctcgccgtcgcgctcttCTTCATCACCATGCTGTTCAACTTGTACCGGCTGA ACTGGTGGCCAGCGTCGCTCGGAGCCAAGACCACCTACACGATCATGTGGGTGGCCACGCTCTCCGTTGGACTCGTTGCGCACCAGATGGACTGGTTCAACCTGCACAAGCGGTGGCGAGAGAAAGACCCCGTGGATGGCTTTGACTGGGAGCGGAAGA CATTCTGGGTCGTCCTGTCATTCGCGGCAATGCACATGCCCGCGCTGGCATGCTTCTCAAAGCTCAAGCGGGACAAGCGGCACGTGTACAGGCATGCCCAGCCAGTGGTCCAGTACATGTTCTTTGGCCAGGAATTGCGGCGCATCCCATCGTCGTGGCTGAGGTTCCTCTGGTTCATGTCCTgcctcgccatcgcctcgtTCTCGCTCATTGCCGGCCAGG CCTATGCCAGTCTCTTCCTGTCGACGCTGCCACATACGTCGCTGGACGCGGGTACCTGGGTGTGGTCGTGGATCATCA ccacccagctcctcgcgctcatctcATTCTACATCATCTCGTCCAAGGTCCGCTCGCGTGCGCTCCTGTTCCTCTACAAGCTCTTCTTCCAGCTCGTCTACCACGTCTTCTACCGCAACCTC TTCGCGCGCCTCCGCTCGCCGGCCCAGTTCGCGACGGTCCAGCTCTTATCATCGATATCGGTTGCCGTCTTCTTCCCCTTGCAAATGACCCAGCTCTGGCACCGGACGCTCCAGATCGTCGTCGGGTACCCGCATAGCTGGGCAGACCATGCCGAGAATGTGGCGGTCAGCTTCTACTGCCGCAGTCTGGCACAAAACGTCACCATGGTTGGATTCCTTG gcTGGCTCAGCATCTTGCATTTCGGACCCAACTCACAGATATACCCATTCTTCAAGTTCTCTCAGACGGCCGAGGACCCATATACCTTTGCAATGACCTTCTTCGCCTCGTGTGCTGTTTGG GCATCGGAGCTTGTCAGCTCGTTTGCCGCACGACAGGTCATGCTCCGGGCGTTCAAGGTCGACGTGTCGCAGattggcctcgacgagatgCGCGAATACCCCGAGCTGGTGCCAGCGTGTG GCTGGGCGTCTGTTCACGTATCAATGAACATTCTCCTGTTCCTCATCAAGCTCAACTTCCGTTGA